AGGTTATCAATCACTGTCAGCCCTGATCCCGACCCAAGCAAAAGTGATAGCCAAATAAGCCAAAAATCAGCCTTCACCAATGCCTGCATCAGGGTGAAGTTATCCCCTCGGTGTGGCCTTCTTTTGATTCTAACCCCACCTCTTGCCGCTGCTTCCACTAGCTTGGCCTGCAATTCCGCAATCCTCTTTCTCCTTTCAGATGGCGGCAATGAATCAGTTTCCTTAGACTTCTCCTCTTCTACCTCACTTAAAATGACCTCTGGTTGATCCTCCTTTTGTCGTGAACTGCTTGCCTCTCCTGTCAATGGTTCAGATAGGAGAGCATCTTCCATGAGATGTTGAGCTTTTTCCGGCATGAACGACACAATCACAGGGATTGCGATTGGTGAAATAAGGAGGACGAACAGAATCACAGTCAGAAAAACAACCACATCATAGCTTGGTTGCAGGAAATCTTGGACAAGCATAGCACCGACAAGGTATGAGGCGAGGAGCAAGCATACAGTGTAGATGAACATGAAGCTGTTCTTGTCAGATGGCCGTATCTGCCTGTGACCACCAACAGGCCTAATAACAAACATCAAGCCAATGGCAACCAGCGACGGACCAACAGCAACCATGAAGATAAGCGCAGCATGGTCTGGTGTGTGCATCACTGTATAAACTTGTGTCAGAATGGCGCTAGTTAGGCCCATAAATCCTTTGAGGATGCCCACTGTTGGGCCCCTGCTCTTTGGGAAATTCTGGATGCTTGTAACAAGTGAAGCCGTGATGAAATACGTCTGGCCATTTGTTCCAATAAAGATAACAACACACATCTGGATACGAAAACGATGAAATGTTGCATGTTAGGTTGAGAAAATAAACAATaaagttatgtacttttgttcaatTCATTTGAATATGAGGGATGAGTAAAAACAACACTAGAATAACGTAAAAGGATATCCATTTTATTCATACGAGTTGCAGTTGTGGTCTCATGGCTGGCATGGCATGTATAGGATAAGTTTTAACTTGAGGAGTTCATGGTAACATTAATTATTTCTCTAAAATCAAACCAGAGCGATGTTAGGGGGGGGGGCGTGCAAGAGTAGGTACATTAACCTTGAAATAAGAGGAACACGATAAAAGGAAAAAAACAATAAAGCAAGACAAGGCAGAAACAAATGCAGTGCACATCATTTTCAGTTGAGCTGGAAACATGCAAATAATGATGGTAACCAGATTTTGTGCTGATACCAGTTGCCAGCCATCCACAGCAAAATCATAACTTTGAGGTGTCCGTTTATGGTGTGGCGTGAAATATGTTGAATCACTTGTTTTCAGAATGGAAAACTCGCATAGTTTACTCCCCTCTGGCATAATGTGGCACAGTCATGACACAAGAGCAGCTCCGATGTACTCCCTCCGTCCTGTCCTAAAATAAGTCTCCATCCCGCACTTCGATAAGCCAAACAATATTAACTTTGGCCAAATCTATACCAAAACATACTAGTAATATTTATGATATCAGACAAGCATCATTAGATTAATCACGTCATGAATCTTCGTAGTAAATCTATTTGAAGATAGAAATATTGATACAATTTTCTTTCAAAATGCGAGAGTGGAGACTAATTTTGGGTGTGAGGGAGTAAGCATAAATGGAGCCATGTCAAAAAAAGTAAAATCAGACCGATCTGTATATATAGGGGAAGACAAGGGGAACGCCAGGGCTGGTGTGGCGGAGGCGGAGGCCGCGCCCGCTGCCCGCATACTGAGGCTCGGCGGAATCCGACAGCCGCGCTCGTCACCCGCCCAGCAGCGGCCCTAAACCAGCGCGGGTGGAGCTGGAGCCGTGGTGGAGGTGACAACCGTGACAGGTGATGCAGACGGAGTGGAGCAGGGTCGCAGCAGACAGAAGCCACGGGGATGGGTGGAAGTGGAATGGATATGGACATGGATGCTTAATTGCTTatacatttttttaaaaaaaaagtcaCTGGCATATGGGGCAGGGTAACCAAGTCCTACGTGGACCAGATATGTACACCGAAATTCCCTCCTTTTTTCTCAACTTTTTCTTCCTTTTTTCCCGAAATTTAACCAACTCCAAACAGCCAGGATCAGCAGCATACCAGCCAGAGGGGCAGCGCCGGCGCGTTCCCGGAGACGACGAGCCAGAGCCAGCCGTAGCCGAGGAAGTTCTGCGCGGCGCCGATGGCCAGCAGCGCCCACGGCGGCCACGTCGCCGAGAGCGCGCCGGCGAGGAGGCCGAGGCAGCCGCCAACGTTCTTGGCGACACCCAGCGCGGCCACCTGCGGCTGGTCGTAGCCCAGCCTGGCCTTGACCACCGGCGAGATGGCGCCGAAGATGTAAGTGGTGCCGGCCATGGACTGCATCCACATGGCCCCAACGAACACAAGCCATCGGTTCGTCCAGAACGCACGCGTCCTCTCCTCGAGCTTGCCCATGGCCATGGGTCGGGTTGCAGGGGATTTTTGCTCAGGAATGCCAATTTGGAGACAGGTCAGAGAAGGCTTTCAATCGCAGGCAAACAAGAGACGCACACGCAAGTACGGTAGACAAACAAGCGACGCACACGTCCACCTTCAGTCGACGGGTCATTAAAATTGAAAAAAAAATATCAATGCCACGGTTCACGCACCTATTTCAATAATACGAAATCTCGGACTTTATATATTGTCACAGTTCACAAACACATTTATACAATACGAAATCTCggactatatatatatagatgACCAAAGAACTTGACCAAACGGACTATTGGAACTTGCGCTcttgggcaagatgatccaacgggggaataagaggaatgcaaacaaggttttagcttGAGATGACAATTGCTCTTTTGATTTAGCCTCTCAAGGTCACTGTACggaggtatttataggtgcctaagTGACCAACGTCTTGGAGTAagaacgcatgtgccctcaggcacctaggttatccccggaatattcccataagctGGGTTACAGActatcattacagaaaagcccttacaaatcgggcccgtaacacactcagacgcgcggggcctgttacaatgggccgaattccacgtgggctTTCGTGTTCGACGAGGACGCGGGACgggggcgacctcgtcgtaggccttcgtcttgcagcgtagtggacgaagggtggaacccGCCGATCGTTTCGCCTCcattggtgcagcgagattggcgaaggcatcgagcgaagggtagcgtcttcgccttcgccccaacatttgccctccgagggaccagttcgactaagtcatctggtgccgaagacattgctagatggtggagacgctgccctcgctcgaagtggttctgtgggggtttttgatgtgagtgTTGACGGAcgtggtactgttggactgcgggtttcccgaagtgtcgcgtcctgtgtataaaaaggggagcggggcggcgcgggtcaggttctctttctgcgcgccgcaaaaccctagcctcctttttaAACCGTTcgtccgctcgcctgccctccttgctcctgctcatcggagatctggcccgcgtcaagcagaccgcccgccgccgccgacggtacgtagccatgtcgtcctcttcctcatctGTTGCAAATACACCGCCGGCCGGCGCATCGTCCGAGGACACTTTGAGCAACATGGCGACGGAGGAGTTACATCCTAGTGATACAATGgagtttggtgtgtcgcggatttcctcggtccgcATTCAGGATATGCAacagcttggatattttggcagcggagtggggcgtgtcccgggggcggaggaggtccccgagccagaaggcgagttggtcgtttttgaggcgtttttcaccgctggccttcgtctgcctgcacatcgattcgtggcggaggtcctgcggagattcgaggtccaggtccaacagctgacgccgaatgtcgtggtggccctggcgaagtatgtgtgggcgacgacttcgtatggtggtcagccctctgtggaggtcttcgcaaaacattactatctgcattggcaaaagaggaaaattggacatgagattgcacagtttggatcgtgcacgtttacgccgaggaccggcaagacttcgatggaagtcgtggagttggttccttacgcccgcaataagtggggcaactggtgggatttctggttttacgTTTCCGAAGGCGCAGTTGAAGACCATCCAGGACTCCCCGTGGCTGTcatgtgctcccattattatgtggcgtacccgcagtttgaggtggcggaggatgatgaagacgagggagcccttcggtgcgctgcccgcgtgagtagcgggcgcgatttagtGGAGGAATTTATTGgttatggggtatggcccttggcacatggctgggcgctgggtgaAGTATGCCCTCACGAGATGCCTTCCCGGGGCGGGCAGCGGGTGCGAAGTCCGGCCTTCGCGTTGGAATTGCATGGtcgggatcccgccgcattcgtgcgcgaggcggaagacggtgcggcgaggatcgtggggcgctatgtgccgaagacagagggtctgCAGAGCTGGGATATCCATGGGGCCAACGATAGATTGAATCGGGTCTTTGAATTGAACGGCTTGccatacggtggttatcccggggaagacgccGCCGACCGCCGTGGGAAAAACCGATGGGCGTGACCGAGGAagagccttcgcaggtggctgccccagccactaagaagagaaaattaggtactgcagtggggggactgggggtctccgatagttttgctaggaagttgatggggacgtgcgtagccctcgggggaaggatgtcttcgcccgagctccgggagtcttcggcgtgaatgctggaggttaccgggggttgatggcccaagaatgttccgatcccccgcgcggctggcaaaGACTTCGTTAcatctcgcatggctcgtgacttaAAGGTGTTTCCTTACGaacggaatattgctgttgttgtgtcggcaatGATGAACAAGGACCGTCAAGACGCCGCGCAGAAGCGCTGGGTGGTCGTCAGGATCGCAGATCCTAGGCGCGAGGCAAAGAGGGCACGAGGGAGTGCGAAGAGTGCTGCTGCCTCCGGCAGTAGCAAGCCAGTGCCGGCTGCGAAACCGGTTGTACCCGAACCCAGCAAGGCGTCGGCGAGCGCGAATACTGCCGCCTCTGGCGGAATCAAGCCTCCCTCGGGCGAACCCGCGAAAGgacgggtgaaagggaattaggcttacacctatttcctaattgattttggtggttgaattgcccaacacaaataattggactaactagtttgctctagtgtataagttatacaggtgccaaaggttcacacttagccaataaaaagaccaagagatgGGTTCaacaagagagcaagggataaccgaaggctgccctggtctggcgcaccggactgtccggtgtgcgaccggacagtgttcggtgcaccaggggactccaagccaaacttcgcaccttcgggaattttcagaggcgcttctctataattcaccggactgtctggtgcaccaccggacagtgtccggtgccccagaggagagcgactctgaactcgccagcttcggatttctgctccgctataattcaccggacatgtccggtgcacaccggattgtccggtgagctagcggagcaacggctacttcgcgccaacggtcgtctgcaacgcattgaatgcgcgccagcgcgcagaggtgcagagcacgcgcgggtggcacatcgAACAGTCCAcatgacttgtccggtgcaccatcggacagccaggcgggcccacaagtcagagctccaacggtcggaacccaacggcctggtgacgtggctggcgcaccggactgtccagtgcgccatgcgacagcagcctccaccaaacggctagtttggtggttggggttataaatacccccaaccaccccacattcaagacatccaagtttttcaccttccaaccacttacaagagctaggcattcaatacaagacacaccaagtgatcaaatcctctcccaattccataaaagctttagtgttaagtgagagtgatttgtagtgttcttttgagctcttgcacttggattgctttctttctcattctttcttgagatcaaactcacttgtaattgaggcaagagacaccaatcttgtggtggtccttgtgggaactttgtgttccaagtgattgagaagaaaagctcactcggtccgagggaccgtttgagagagggaaagagttgaaagagacccggtctttgtgaccacctcaacggggagtaggtttgcaagaaccgaacctcggtaaaacaaatccgcgtgtcatattctttatttgcttgcgatttgttttgcaccctctctcacggactcgttttatatttctaacgctaactcggcttgtagttgtgattaactttgtaaatttcagtttcgccctattcacccccccccctctaggtgactttcaattggtatcaaag
This portion of the Zea mays cultivar B73 chromosome 2, Zm-B73-REFERENCE-NAM-5.0, whole genome shotgun sequence genome encodes:
- the LOC100501814 gene encoding uncharacterized protein LOC100501814 isoform 1 (isoform 1 is encoded by transcript variant 1) — protein: MCVVIFIGTNGQTYFITASLVTSIQNFPKSRGPTVGILKGFMGLTSAILTQVYTVMHTPDHAALIFMVAVGPSLVAIGLMFVIRPVGGHRQIRPSDKNSFMFIYTVCLLLASYLVGAMLVQDFLQPSYDVVVFLTVILFVLLISPIAIPVIVSFMPEKAQHLMEDALLSEPLTGEASSSRQKEDQPEVILSEVEEEKSKETDSLPPSERRKRIAELQAKLVEAAARGGVRIKRRPHRGDNFTLMQALVKADFWLIWLSLLLGSGSGLTVIDNLGQMSQAIGYKNAHIFVSLVSIWNFLGRVGGGYFSEIIVRERTYPRHIALAVAQIVMAAGHFLFAMAWPGTMYIASLLVGLGYGAHWAIVPAAVSELFGVKHFGAMYNFLILANPAGSLIFSELIVSNLYEHEAEKQASQHQMSALLSPRLLRDTGFLADDALKCEGPACFFFSSLIMSVFCAVAAGLSLLVVQRTRQVYPRLYSSVRT
- the LOC100501814 gene encoding uncharacterized protein isoform X2, coding for MPEGSKLCEFSILKTSDSTYFTPHHKRTPQSYDFAVDGWQLMCVVIFIGTNGQTYFITASLVTSIQNFPKSRGPTVGILKGFMGLTSAILTQVYTVMHTPDHAALIFMVAVGPSLVAIGLMFVIRPVGGHRQIRPSDKNSFMFIYTVCLLLASYLVGAMLVQDFLQPSYDVVVFLTVILFVLLISPIAIPVIVSFMPEKAQHLMEDALLSEPLTGEASSSRQKEDQPEVILSEVEEEKSKETDSLPPSERRKRIAELQAKLVEAAARGGVRIKRRPHRGDNFTLMQALVKADFWLIWLSLLLGSGSGLTVIDNLGQMSQAIGYKNAHIFVSLVSIWNFLGRVGGGYFSEIIVRERTYPRHIALAVAQIVMAAGHFLFAMAWPGTMYIASLLVGLGYGAHWAIVPAAVSELFGVKHFGAMYNFLILANPAGSLIFSELIVSNLYEHEAEKQASQHQMSALLSPRLLRDTGFLADDALKCEGPACFFFSSLIMSVFCAVAAGLSLLVVQRTRQVYPRLYSSVRT
- the LOC100501814 gene encoding uncharacterized protein LOC100501814 isoform 2 (isoform 2 is encoded by transcript variant 2), with amino-acid sequence MAMGKLEERTRAFWTNRWLVFVGAMWMQSMAGTTYIFGAISPVVKARLGYDQPQVAALGVAKNVGGCLGLLAGALSATWPPWALLAIGAAQNFLGYGWLWLVVSGNAPALPLWLMCVVIFIGTNGQTYFITASLVTSIQNFPKSRGPTVGILKGFMGLTSAILTQVYTVMHTPDHAALIFMVAVGPSLVAIGLMFVIRPVGGHRQIRPSDKNSFMFIYTVCLLLASYLVGAMLVQDFLQPSYDVVVFLTVILFVLLISPIAIPVIVSFMPEKAQHLMEDALLSEPLTGEASSSRQKEDQPEVILSEVEEEKSKETDSLPPSERRKRIAELQAKLVEAAARGGVRIKRRPHRGDNFTLMQALVKADFWLIWLSLLLGSGSGLTVIDNLGQMSQAIGYKNAHIFVSLVSIWNFLGRVGGGYFSEIIVRERTYPRHIALAVAQIVMAAGHFLFAMAWPGTMYIASLLVGLGYGAHWAIVPAAVSELFGVKHFGAMYNFLILANPAGSLIFSELIVSNLYEHEAEKQASQHQMSALLSPRLLRDTGFLADDALKCEGPACFFFSSLIMSVFCAVAAGLSLLVVQRTRQVYPRLYSSVRT